The Arachis ipaensis cultivar K30076 chromosome B07, Araip1.1, whole genome shotgun sequence genomic interval GCCACCTccatcaagttaggcgccaggaaCAAACACTGCGCCTCTAATCCTTGCTACCtccttcaagttaggcgccaccgccatcaagttaggcgccagctaTATGAATCAAGGTGGTTCTAACGCTTAATCAAACGAATGTTGCAAAGatcttaatttatttttgattaaatttaatttatttataaatagaaaaagatattatttagtcttagaaaatatattttacattaattaggattaaatataaaaggaaaaagaatcagcccttcaggctcttctcttctcttacctcattccgcaatttacagttaccagaatcctagtttttctctgaaccatgagcaactaaacatccactgttaaggttaggagctctgtctattgtatggattgatactattacttttctattttaattcatgtactgatttctatttcaagaattgttttcgttctttatcttatgaatttgggtggaacggaagtatgacacttgttctaattgagttcttgtataacttggaaaaactctttacttgaataacagcttgaaaacaatttctcctaaacttctaattatctggacttaatgggatacgtgacatataatcctcttatatttgggtaattagggtttctatggcatataaactagaattgaacttcaccctctaattggaattaagtgaccaaggaattggcggttggtgaattttagaggagactaaataggtctaaggaattagggtttagtcacatatagtttgccatgaattgaatcttgcatgattaaagtagttagtaagaaaagtcaatccggaagatagatatctctgaagtcttaactgtttctccatatatatttcacaacttgtttactgtttgctttctgatattctaaatttactgttaatgcgtTTGAACTCTCAAAGtaccattttctgcttgtctaactaagaaAATTATTCAACCATttttgcttagtccatcaatcctcgtgggatcgaccctcattcacctgaggtactacttggtacgacccggtgcacttgccgattagtttgtggactttaaatttctcaccaagtttttggcgccgttgtcggggattgactgtgattaacaactattagttgtttgattgcttagattaggcgttttagctttaaattaatttaattttgcactttgaatttttgaaattttcttgctttattttttcttaatttctgagattaagtttggtgtcccctagttattttattttaatttttcttaattatttgggttaaaaattttgatttttttgttttattttaataagTAATTTTCGGATTTTAGTGTTTATttcatttagtatttttatttaattctttacacaggttacctcattgggaattctctacactttgacgtagagagtcccatcttatcttgtcttctgtctgtttatgagtaggaacaaggacaaggtctgttagactttgatcctgaacctgaaagaactttgtGGCGGTGTTTGCAACAAGAAAGattttacaaggctgcagagtccactatggatcataatcatgctgctaatgccaatgtggcaaatccaattgagaatgagcaacctagaagagtgcttggctcttacactactcccaatgcagatctttatggaaaaaataTTGTGGTggctcctatagctgcaaacaatttTAAACTGAAGCCTCAGCTTGTtactcttgtgcaacaaaattgccagtatcatggactccctcaggaagacccaaatcaatttatttctgattttctacagatttgtgatacagtgaagaccaatggagtgaatcttgaggtatacaaactcatgctcttcccatttgctgtaaaggacagagcaaagctgtggttaaattctcaacccaaggagagtctggatacttgggacaaggttgtcactggatttctgactaaatttttcccaactcaaaagctgactaagttaagggtggaggttcagactttcagacagaaagatAGTGAGAcactttatgaagcttgggagagattcaagctactgactaggcaatgcccctccagacatgttctctagatggactcagctggatatcttttatgaggacTTATGTAAAATATCCAAGAtgcgcttagataattctgcaggtagttctttgcacatgaagaagacaccagaggagactattgagcttattgaagagaggcattttggaagtggaagctgttgatgctcttcttgctcagaacaaactTTTGTCTAAGCAAATAAATCTAATTACTCAACAGTTGAGTGGGatgcaagtttcagctgtcaacaTCCAGAATACACCTCAAGAGATCCCTTGTGATatgacaggtaattttatgcaaaatgaGAATTATGTTTATGCTCAATCTTCcactgaacaggtcaattacataggGAATGCTCCTAGAAACCCAAATAATGATCCGTATGCCAAGACATTTAATCAGGAATGGAGAAATCATTCAAATTTTGGGgggagagagcaacctcagaagctacagaattttaataataattctcaggacgattttcaacagaataattttaataaccaccagtttcagtcatctcagcaaACAACTCCTCAGTCTCAGAATACTAGTGATTTGGAAGCACTAATGGCGAGTTTTATACATGAAACCAGAGTatcaatcaagaacttggagattcaaatgggtcaattagccacaaaagttaatgaaattgatcagaggacggCTAATAGCCTTcttggtaacacaattccaaatccaacagaggagtgcaaggctatcaccttgataagtggacaagtggcaagtatggaagtacaagttaatgaggagccagttgaaaaagaagcttcagaggagaagaaagaggtggtggagcacgtccctccaaagcaTACAGATAACCCATTTCcaaactctcttgacacttatcctacattgtcCAAGGtgcctgagtacaagcctaaaatgccatatcctgagagacttcaaaaggagaccaaggacaagcagttttcaaagttcttggaagtcttcagaaagttacaaatcaatatttcttttgctGAAGTTttagagcaaatgcctctctatgccaagttcatgaaggagctattGTCAAAGAAGaggcctttaaagggagatgagacagtggtcctgactaaggaatgtagtgccatcattcagaataacttgccaagtaagatgccagatccagggagctttcaaatcccatgtaccattgggagcaccaccctttgagaaagcgttatgtgatttaggagcaagtatcaatttaatgcccttgtctgtgatgaagaagttgcaaatccaagaggcacaacccacacaAATAGCATTACAGATGACAGACAAATCTATAGAGCTTGCATacagattagtggagaatatcttggtcaaagtgggtaagttcttcctcccagcagattttgtgattcttgacaccggGGGGATGAGAACgtctctataattctaggaacaCCATTCCTAACCACTgggagagctctgattgatgtggaagaaggtgaattggtgcttagagtgcataatgaacaactggtctttcatgtcttcaaagatatgcattcagcaggtgaagagaagaagtgcatgcagactgagcttattactCCAAACCTttaagaaccccctgatgatgcacagcagaatctgcaactcaaacctcctttggtgacaattaataaaatttctcctgacatcaaacctaagtttggtgtcgggaatgcatcatccaccaaggaagaggtttccaaaaagaagaaagtacccaggggatggagaaacaaaaagattcccactgaagacttctccccaagaatgaaggtggtgttgactagcaatccagtgtTGACTTATACAGTAAACCGAATCTTCTCTCTAGAGAATATTGAGCtactttatggagacacaggaaaaaAGTTCAAagtgaggggtgaagagctgagcccctatgatcctcctccttagaagaactaaccgtcaagctagtgacgttaaagaagcgcttgtcgggaggcaacccgatgtttTCATATCCTTCAATTTgatttctattagtttaattttgttatttatttagttttcattgagtttttactgtttttcctttgttttacgtgTGTTTAGATCATGCAGAGTATTGAAACAGAAACAGACTCCTGATTGTAGAGCTATGGACGTCAGGAGAGGAGTATATTGATTCAGGAGAGTAAACACCTAACTTGAGAATTTCAAATTAGGCGCCACATATTACGCGTAGAGGAGAATTCTGTTCTGGAAggtctgcgcctaacttgagactTTTCAAGTTAGGCACCGCATACTACGCATCAAGGACCATTTCATTTGGGAGggtctgcgcctaacttgaggatTTTCAAGGTAGGCGCAAGGTGTGAAGACTCAAAGCAAGTTAGGCGCATCAGAGGCCAAGTTGGGCACAGAAGCAGCTAGCCCATTTAGGAGGGTCCAAGTAAGGCGCAGCAAAAAAGGGCGTGACATCGAGTTAGGCACAAGGCCCTAATTATTGATTCAAGTTAGGCACACCATAGCTGAAGTTAGGCGCTATCTCCTTCCACAATTATTCAAGTTAGGCGCCATAAGGAATTGCAACACATGAAATTAGGCGCGGGGGTTATAAGGAAGcatgaagttaggcgccaaaATTATTCAAGTTAGGCGCCATCATTGGATTGCTTTCTATAAATCCAAACAATATCCAACAATCcttgaaacaaaaagaaaacaaaataaaacaaaaaaacaaaaaaaaataggtTTTAATTTTTATCTATCTTGCCCTTTTATCATTGTATTCTTCTTTTGCAATAATATTTGCTTTTACTCCTTCGTACGTCTTTTTATGTCTCTCCctgtttttagtttttctttgcttgaagacaagcaatctttttaagtttggtgttgtcgcttcgcttgtggcttttctgtttattttaatgacaccaaagggaggcgaatcatcttcacggagcagcacagcctgaagaatgagacggccactaggataactaaggtggttgagttctttttattctatatttcctcccgttcttattatgttatattcctgtTTTTTGCTATTTTACTTGGTCTCTGCATGatcctttgttatttcaatttctaggttctagtttaatttttttttattttgctatttgatTTTAAATCTGAAAGTTGTCTTATGTATTGCTcactaagcttgaaatcaaaagaaaagaaagaagaaaaatatgcaatgcatgagtAAAAGAGTTTATAACAAAAAGTAGTCTCATTTAATCAATTGTGGTGGTGTTCTttatgattctgaatgcatgacatgaactgtGCATATTTGAGTTTGAGTCAAGGGGTGTTGATGTagaaggaacaggaatttagagaaataTTAAGAATTCTCTAAAGTTAGTGAAAGCTTAGTCCTTGAagtaaaagaaacagcaaaagaaaagaaaaaatataaaagcaaggtccaagactctgagcatcaatgactagggaggtcagacaagattaaaagctcaaagagttgtttccctagtcatatgcttgtggtgttcttgtgtcaagtaatccttgagacagaacatttagagtcgagatcaaatgcatttagcagagtatgccaaaggctttgagcaccactgtctgggagtagctgaaagaaaaatcagaagttcaagagagttccccagttaagtgcttgtggtgttcttgtgtcaattaacccttgagacaaaacatttaaagtcacggcaaAGCTCAAGGTGCAAAACATcaattaaaagagaattaaaggatatcttctgtgttcaaggattaaactgaagtataaagattagaaaattcataatatgattcggattctaattccgaatgacattgacattcctctgattcaaaagaaagtgagatgccaaaactgttcagaattgCAATAGATAAATCCCACTTTAAGCAGAGACATGAGAATAATTGAACTCTCACTCTCATGAAAATTCACATcttaagcctatattagttttgggtgcttgaggacaagcaactattcaagtttggtgttgtgatgcgtgagcatcctttctatcttttcctagtgaatttgtattcaatttgttgagtttaatcaagaattaattatcttttagcaactatggatgctactttgagtcgtgtgtaattctatttattttaggtagcattcgactggatttgatggagtttccacagaaaaagagaagatggCGAATGATGttatcaaccctgacctctctgcactcaaacctgaataactcgagctacaaaagtccaatggacgtgattccagtggcgttagaaagctaacttctagatctttccaaccatatataatagtttatacttcttCTCCACCAAGTCatccaaggctgcgcctaacttgagaaatctcaagttaggcgcatgaCACAACAACAACACGCAAAATTGGTTGATTCCTTCAAGTTAGGTGCAGGTGCACTCAAGTTAGGCACATGCCTTACTCACACACACCAAGTTAGGCACAGACATGCTCAAGTTAGGCACAGTGCCATCGAAGTTGGGTGCAAGGCTTAGCAATTCTTAAAGTTAGGCGCATGGATCCACAAGTAAGGCGCCAACACCCTCCACCaagtgaagttaggcgccacctccatcaagttaggcgccagctaTATGAATCAAGGTGGTCCCAATGCTCAATCAAAGGAATGCTGtgaagatctttatttatttttgattaaatttaatttatttataaataggaaaagatattatttagtcttagaaaatatattttacattaattaggattagatataaaaggaaaaagaatcagcccttcgggctcttctcttctcttaccTCATTCCACAATTTATGGTTTatcagaatcctagtttttctctgatccatgagcaactaaacctccactgttaaggttaggagctctgtctattgtatggattgatactattacttttctattttaattcatgtattgatttctatttcaagaattgttttcgttctttatcttatgaatttgggtggaacggaagtatgacccttgttctaattgagttcttgtataacttggaaaagctccttacttgaacaacagcttgaaaataatttctcctaaacttctaattatctggacttaataggatacgtgacatataatcctcttatatttgggtaattagggtttctgtggcatataaactagaattgaacttcaccctctaattggaattaagtgaccaagaaattggcggttggtgaattttagaggagactaaaatgGTCTacggaattagggtttagtcacatatagtttgccatgaattgaatcttgtatgattaaaatagttagtaagaaaagtcaatccggaagatagatatctctgaagccttaactgtttttccatatatatttcacaacttgtttactgtttgctttctgatattctgGATTTATTGTTAATGCgtttgaactctcaaaacaccatttttacttgtctaactaagtaaattattcaaccattgttgcttagtccatcaattctcatgggatcgaccctcattcacctgatgtactacttggtacgacccggtgtacttggaCTTTAAATTCCTCACCCGTGTAGAGATCGAGATCGGAAAAAAGTGTAGAGTTTTTTATGCAAACGGAAGTGTGACCTAGCTACAATGGCAGACTCCTCCATTACAGATATTTAAGCAAGTCTGGAGCAAAATTTGGACCTAGCCGCTGCAAAGTTAAGAACCATGGCTCGTATTGTGAAGAGGCTCAAAGATCTGCAATCTAGTGAAGCAAGATAGAGCTCGACATATTTGACAGATCTAGCCAGCATCTACTACTTATCCCCTGATGAGAATTTTAGAATCTCCATCATTTCTATTGTTTTGGATACTCAGAATTATGACTCTTGGTCTAGATCTATGCTGCGAGCTTTGAAATTGAAAAACAAGTTAAGATTCATTGATGAAACTGCACGAAAACCGAATAGAGAGGATCCAGAATTTGTTGCGTGGGAGAAGTGTAATACATTTGATGTATCGTTGCTTAATTTGTCCTTAAGTAGCGATATCGTATAGAGTGTGGCTTGGAACGCACTAGCGGTGAATCTGTGGGAGGATTTGAAATACAGGTACTACTGTGGAGATGAATTCTGCATCGCTGAGTTAGAAGAATATATGCCATGAAACAAGGTGACTTGAGCATTACCAGCTATTTCACTAAGTTGAAAGCTGTGTGAAAAGAGATAAAAGGCTTCCAACCGGTCCCAGCATGTGTGATGAGTGAAGAAAAGTGTGAATGTGGTCTTGGCATGGTTAGGGACTATCAAAGAAGGACCTATGCAATGCAATTTCTGAAGGGACTAAATGAGCAATATGGCACAGTTCGTTCGCAGATAATGCTCATGAAGCCCATCCCGAATATTAATGAATTTTTTCCATTACTCACTCAACAAAAGAGGCAACTTACCGTTTCCGATATGGAGGTGCAGAATTTTTAGTTCGCAATTTCAGGGAATACAAAGGTCGAGGAAGAGGTGGAAGAGGCTACCACAAGCATGGCTATCCACCTCACTTGCAAAATTCAAATATGCCACGCGAATTGAGCAATGGAGCTATAGCTAACAATATCGCTAGTGATGGTGATGAGAATGGCGGCAGCTCCCTGGAATTGGACAAAGAGACTGGTGTTCAAGCAGTGACCAATCAGAGCTTGAGATATTAAATCCATCTACTACTTTAGATCAAAATAGAAGCAACAAGATTTTCAATCAGTCCACACAAGATTATCCAATCCAACAATAAGATGAAGATGCTGTCTTACAGATTGTTATTCACTCTTTCTAGAAACAAATTCAATTATGATGAGTCACTATTTATTAGAGTTGTTAGTAGATGGATTTAGGTTGGTAGTGGTTAGATAGTAATTATATAGTGGTgtagtatttttatatatagcTAGCTAGATTATACACAGAAAAGAAAGTTAACATTAATATCTCCTCTCTTGAATTttatatggtatcagagctcctTTGAGTTCTACTGGTATCCATGGTGAAGACTGCTGATCCAAATCGTCATTCATCCTCTTCTCCATCTTTTTCCACTATGATAGAGGATCAGTCTCTTAACTTAGCACAAGACCCCACCAATCCCTGCTATAGTCATCCCAATGAGAATGCCACTTCTGTTTTGGCAACCCCTATTCTTACAGGCAATAATTATCATTCTTGGTGTCGATCTTTTTCTATGGCCATCGTCTTTAAAAATAAACATGAATTCCTTACTGATACCATCCATCCTCCTTTACCGGATGGACCTCTTTATCCAATCTGGGAACACTGTAACAATCTGGTTCTATCCTGGCTCTTTTATtcggatttggattctctaaagtttgaatttcactttagagagtaaagtgtaatctctcaccatttattttataggtgggacaaagaataaatatgagagagaaaccattCAATGGTAGAAGATTacactttaccctctaaagtacaaatttaaaatttagaggatccaaattccttTTATTCACTATCACCTTCAATTATGCAAAGCGTTATCTACTTCAACACAGTCTCTGCTGTTTGGACTGATCTCAAAGAATGCTTTTTCCATAGTGACTTGCTTAGAGTTGCAAAGTGACAGAAAAAGGTGTATCAACTCAAACAAGAAAATCTCACAATTACAGACTTTTACACTTTATTAAAAACACTCTGGGAAGAGCTTGACAATTCGCGGTCGCTTCCAATATGTGCTTGCCCGGCAAAAAGTCATCCCAGGACTTCGTTATCCGATTTCTCAAATGTCTTGAGAAAAGATTCTCTGTTGTTCAATCACAAGTTCAACTTATGGATCCTCTGCTGCCAGTGACTCACGTGTTTGCATTCTTTATTCAACACGAATGCTAACTACAAGCTCTGTCTGGAATCTTGGATGAACCGCGTGCAGTGGCTGCTGCTATTGAATTGCGCCATCCTCCATCTGGTCACGGCGGTGGTCGTCTGTCATTTTTCTCCAGTGCAGGTCATGATAGTGCTGCTTCTTCCTCCAAACAATGTTTCTATTGTGGCCAGAATGGCCACACAGTGGATGTTTGCTACAGTAAATATGGATACCCACCAAGTCACCCATGTTTCCCAGGGAAGCCGCGCTTCAATAGTCGCTCCTCATCCTTTATGAACGTCACAGCCACTTTTTTGCTTCCTAATCTAATTTAAACGCCGCTACCTTCACAGAATGCCCTAGTTCTAGGAGATAGGGCAACCCAGCAACAACATTCAGATGCAGATCAGGTTATGGGTCTCTCTCTCCAGCCCAAAATCATTCCCTCATGAATATCTTAAAAAGGGCCAAAGCTTCAACTTCAGAATGCAAGGGCAGTGTTGGATCATCTCAAAGCCCAAATTTAGGTATTCTTTATTTATGCTCTTCATACACTTTTtctattctaaataatttttcaaatcaaCATGTTTTTCTTGACACTTGGATCATTGATTCAGGTGCCACCGATCACATTATCTCAAATTTATCTTGGTTTTATTCTTATTCTAAAATTAGTCTCATACTTGTTCATATGCCAAGTGGTTTACAAGTTATTGCTTCATTAAAGGAATTGTGAAATTTTCAAATTCGTAAATTCTTCGTGGTGTTCTTTACCTTCCAAACTTTAGTTTCAATATTATTTCCATTTTGAAAATAACTTCTATGTTAAAATGTGAACTCACTTTTTTATGTTCATCATGCAAATTACAGAACAACAATTCGAAGATGATTGGTTTGGATAGCCTGAGAAAGGAGTTATATATCCTTAACAAATTCTTCACCACCAATAATGCATCCACTACACACTCCATCAACACCATACAAGCCACTCCCATCACACCTTCAAATCTATGACATTTTTGTTTAGGACATCTTTCTAGAGAAAGACTTAATTTTTTACAtagaaaattttcttttatttccacACATTGTGATCAATTTTGTGATATTGTCATCttttcaagcaaaagaaaattttttttacaaagtTTAAACAAAGCTAATCATGCCTTTGATTTATTACATCTTAATATATGGGGTCTTTTTCGCCAAAATTCTATTCACAATCATAAATATTTTCTAattattgttgatgattttactCGTTTTACATGGATAATTCTTCcaaaatcaaaaggagaagttCAAAATCATGTCAAAAATTTTATTGCATTAGTTGAAACGCAATTTAATTCCAAAGTCAAATTTATTCGTTCTGGTAATAGTTCTTAATTTCTTCTAAATGATTTTTATGCTTTTAAAGGAACTATCCATCAATGGAGCTGTGTAGAAATTCCTCAACAAAATGGATGGGTGGAATGTAAACATCAACAAATTTTAAATGTGGCTCGTGCCCTCATGTTTCAATCAAAATTACCTGCTTCTTTTTAGTGTTATAATCATGCGTTCTATTTAATTAATAGGTACTTTTTCCTTCATAAAATTTAAAACaccttttaaaattttatttcaacATTTACCAAATTATCATGACATTAAAGTTTTGGGTGTTTATGTTATGTTTTCACTCTCATGACAAATAGATCAGAATTTGATCTAAGGGATAAAAATGCCATTTTTATTGGTTTCAAAAATGGTTTTGAAGAGTATATTATTTATAGCTTAGATTTCAAAAGGATTGAAATTTCTAGAAATGTTGTCTTTCATGAAATGATAATGCGATTAGCCCAAACACATTCCATTCTTACTCTATCCAATCCAATAACCACTAATATTCCATataacaataactcaaacacTATACAATCTACCAGCCTACCTATTAGGCCTCACCCAATTCCTATTGACCCAAACCCTCTTTCCACACTCCACGATACTTTTGTGCCTCCTTCAGCATCAAGAACGCATCCTTCTTCACCCGCAACCTTTAGTTCTTTTTCATCTTTATCCTCTCATCCTACCACTTCTGACACCATGCCTTAGATAACACCACATAGTACTACCCTCACTACACTACCTTCTCTTTTATCACCTTTGTCTTTTCACCTATTACCTACAATAGTATCCATACCCCTTCGCCGTAGTCACCAAGACTGACAACCACCCTCACATTTTTCTGATTACATCTGTGGCTCCTTTCTTATCTACGCAAAATCTTTATCCTCAATGTGCCGATATCCCTTATCCTATGTTATGTCTTTGTCACCTCTTTCTCATTCTCACAAAAATTTTACTCTATCATTGCATTCTAAAATTAAACCAAGGTCCTTTCAAGATGCTAATACATGTCCGCATTGGCGAAATGCCATGAAGGACGAACTTGGTGCTCTTGAGTTGAACAAAACTTGGTCTATTGTTGATTGTCCTACTGGGATCAACCCAATCGATTGTAAATGGGTATACTATGTTAAGCGTCGACCTGATGGTATTGTCGAAAGGTACAAAGCCCATGTTGTGGTAAAAGGATTTACACAAATTGAAAAGGTTGATT includes:
- the LOC107607133 gene encoding uncharacterized protein LOC107607133, whose product is MKDELGALELNKTWSIVDCPTGINPIDCKWVYYVKRRPDGIVERYKAHVVVKGFTQIEKVDFLKMFSPVVKPTTIRLVLALASMKNWPLRQLDVNNAFLENVYTALPLSIASNRPNQYCK